TCTTCTTTGATCATGCTGATATCGATGGCCAGCTCCTGGGCGTATTTCTGGCGCACTTCCGCTGTCAGCATATCCGCGGTCAGCAGTCGGCTGATCTCCGCGAGCCGGGGCCGGGCAGACAGCAGACCGGCCAGCGTGTTCTGCTGTGACTCCTCCGGCCGCCAGACGCGGGTTTCGATGGTAAACGGCAGGCTGTCGTTCTGGTCGATATACTGATAGCACGCGGTAATGGCCTGGGTGGCTGAATACCCCAGCTGTTGTAATTTTAGATCGACGCGTTCTTTCAGCGCCGCATCCAGGCGGACGTTAATCATGGCTAATGGCATGGTGGCATTCCTCACACGGATATTTCGTGTAAAGCATTATTGCTTTACTTGCCTGTGTAGCATATCCGCTTTACAAGTTATGTAAAGCATTTATGCTTTATTTTGTTTTTGCTCTTTTTGCATTTATTTGTGTTGTTTGTGCTCTCTATGGCATTAATGCACTGAATCGCACAGTGGTGTTGATTTATTGCGATTCAGGCAGCAGTCTGTCATTTCTCTTCCGCAGATCCGTTTTCTGTTAGTTCCGGATCTTCTTCAGACACACCGGCGCGCAGCCGCCATGAAACACAAGATGTAGCGGTGTTTTCAGCTGTAAATGACGCTATATGTTGTGTCCCTCCCCTTCCCCGTGACCGCCCGCTCACCACCATAAAATGGCGCTTTGCTTATTCCCTGACCGTGTTACACTTCCGGAAAATCTGGAATACGCCAGAAATCGGATCACCAGAAAACCGCCATCCGGTAATTTAGTTACGGATTTATATGTCTGCGTATTATCTGGTGGGTGATGATTGTGGCAGGGAAAGTTAATCAGGTGGCAATCAATGATGTCACTAAGTGTGATTACTCTGAGTGACTATTTATCAGCAAACCAGAAAGGAGTTTAGGATGGCACGTTCAATACCGGTGAAGATTGGTCAGAAGGAATTTAAATCCAAAAAAGCCGCTGTGGACTATTTCATGGATCAGCGTGAAGCAGTCAAAGCAGTGAGCCCGCTGAAAGAGGGAGAGTTGTTTGATGAATTGCGCGACCTTTATCTGCGTTACTGCGAAATCACAGACTATCCACTGGGCAACCGGGAGATTTACGCATTCAGCGTAAATTATGAAACTCGTCATACCGACCAGAACTACGGTACGTATTTGTGCTACTGGGTACATTTTTCACCGAAAGATACGGATGGATTGTCCTTTTCAGTCAGAGAAGCGGTTGATGCGATCGCCAAAGCTGCTGCAACTGAACAACGATAGCTAAGGGCGGGATTTCTCAGTATGTACTCAGCGCTACGATCGGTCTGATCAGGGAACAGTTAATGAACACGATAGTAATACGCGGCCTGCTGGTAATGCTTCTCATCGGTATGATCCAGGGCCGGCCCGGAGCAGCAACCCTCAGTGAAATGCGGGCGCTCAACGCCACTCAGAAACCAGGAATGACCATTGTCTGTCAGAGCAGGACGGTCATTCCTGTTAACGGCAAAAAAGAACCGGTGACCATTGATGAGAAACTCAGCGGATATGTGGTCAGTAATACCGGCGACATGATGGTTCTGGATGTGACGTATGAACAGAGAGATGACGGAAAAGACGAACCATTCCATACGGAAAAGTACCTTCTGACCACAACCCTTGAAAACGAGCGCCAGAAGATGGAGGTTGATATGCGCACTCTTAAAATCATGGTGCCAAAAGCCCGCCATCTTGAAAGCGGATTACGGGAAGTCATGGAGGCCGAACCAGTGACTTACACCGATTACGGTACATACCGCATCACAGCACTTCCGGCTTATGAGATCCTGCCGGGCAGGGATAACCCCGGTGCGCCATCCATGCATTGCGCACCCGCCATGAACGCGTCAGTACCGGGAGACACACGATGATGCCGTCTGTTCCCGGGCAGGGCGTCATGGTTTCTGCCACGCAGTTTCCGGTGGCCATCGACTACCCGGCGGCGCTGGCGCTGCGCCAAATGGCCCTGGTACATGATGAGCTGCCGAAGTACCTGCTGGCGCCGGAGGTGAGCGCCCTGCTCCACTACGTTCCCGATCTGCACCGCAAAATGCTGCTGGCGACACTGTGGAACACCGGCGCACGGATCAACGAGGCGCTGGCCCTGACCCGGGGCGATTTTTCGCTGGCGTCGCCCTGGCCATTCGTCCAGCTGGCCACGCTCAAACAACGTGCGGAAAAAGCGGCCAGAACGGCAGGACGGGCCCCGGCTGGCAGTCAGGCTCACCGTCTGGTTCCACTCTCCGATCACCAGTATGTCAGCCAGCTGGAGATGATGGTGGCCACACTGAAAATTCCGCTGGAGCGCCGTAATAAACGCACCGGCAGAACGGAGAAGGCGCGCATCTGGGAGGTCACCGACCGAACGGTACGGACCTGGCTGAATGAGGCCATCACCGCCGCGGCCGCTGACGGGGTGACCTTCTCCGTGCCGGTGACGCCGCACACGTTCCGTCACTCCTACGCCATGCACATGCTGTATGCCGGTATTCCGCTGAAGGTGCTGCAGAGCCTGATGGGCCACAAGTCGGTGAGCTCGACGGAAGTGTACACCAGGGTGTTTGCGCTGGACGTGGCCGCAAGGCACCGGGTGCAGTTTGCGATGGACGGCGCTGAGGCGGTGGCCATGCTGAAAGGGAACATTTAAGTGCATGCATTCAGGTATACCCCAATGTGACAGGCTGACGCGCCCGCCGGGCTTGTCCAACCCTTCGCCTGCTCAGATACAAGCTCTGAACAGACTCACGGTTTGCGATGTGGGTCAACAAAAATAAATACGTTCACCAGAAATATTTTCTGGACACTTTTTCCGATAGCGCCGGAACGTCTAGGGCGAAAAGCATTTTTTGTACATTACTGGTGCATCTTTAAAGGTGCCAGGACGAGGTATTGATTTAACTGGACATAAAGTGCTGTCTGTCCAATCCGCCGGGGATTTATACTGATAGCCATGATCATCACAGAAATAAAAGGGATAGCAGATGGCGGTTGAGTGGGTGGATGTGGCTGACAGTGCCGTTAAAATCGGGCTGGGCGCGTTAATCACCATTATTGGCGGCTGGGTTACACTGAAATTAACACATCGTCATGAAATAAGGAAAGA
Above is a window of Citrobacter amalonaticus DNA encoding:
- a CDS encoding site-specific integrase, which translates into the protein MMPSVPGQGVMVSATQFPVAIDYPAALALRQMALVHDELPKYLLAPEVSALLHYVPDLHRKMLLATLWNTGARINEALALTRGDFSLASPWPFVQLATLKQRAEKAARTAGRAPAGSQAHRLVPLSDHQYVSQLEMMVATLKIPLERRNKRTGRTEKARIWEVTDRTVRTWLNEAITAAAADGVTFSVPVTPHTFRHSYAMHMLYAGIPLKVLQSLMGHKSVSSTEVYTRVFALDVAARHRVQFAMDGAEAVAMLKGNI